In the Sus scrofa isolate TJ Tabasco breed Duroc chromosome 7, Sscrofa11.1, whole genome shotgun sequence genome, one interval contains:
- the TRIM40 gene encoding tripartite motif-containing protein 40 isoform X1, translated as MIPLREDSREEGLCPICQEGLKEAVSTDCGHLFCRVCLAQHLGKASASGVLSCPLCRKPCSEGVLGAGYTCHSHQKKVCWFCEESRLLLCVECRGSPEHSSHCELAIENAISHYKERLNRRIRKLKKDACELQRLRAQEERLQTAQFQTDCGTHRLEAGLERQLDALARQGPGHLEDVPAEVSRLLGISRAITYLSNLVTDLETVAKKLDVNMLKSASDLLNRSAPEQLEYLKKRTSETLLLPSSAALTHSSRGPLISDSPQPPGSPSSNLPSLPPGQPGAPAGFCLLNTAPFPHLTAVT; from the exons ATGATCCCTTTGCGGGAGGACAGCCGGGAAGAGGGCCTCTGCCCCATCTGCCAGGAGGGCCTCAAGGAGGCGGTGAGCACTGACTGCGGACACCTCTTCTGCCGAGTGTGCCTGGCCCAGCACCTGGGGAAGGCCTCGGCCTCCGGGGTCCTCAGCTGCCCCCTCTGCCGGAAGCCCTGTTCTGAGGGGGTCCTGGGGGCCGGCTATACCTGCCACAGCCACCAGAAGAAGGTGTGCTGGTTCTGTGAGGAGAGCAGACTTCTCCTGTGTGTGGAGTGCCGGGGGTCCCCTGAGCACAGTTCTCACTGTGAACTGGCCATTGAAAACGCCATCAGCCACTACAAG GAACGACTCAACCGCAGAATCAGGAAGCTGAAGAAGGATGCCTGTGAGCTCCAGCGGCTCAGGGCTCAGGAGGAGAGACTGCAGACCGCGCAG TTTCAGACAGACTGTGGGACCcacaggctggaggctgggctggaGAGACAGCTGGATGCCCTCGCCCGGCAGGGGCCAGGCCACCTGGAGGACGTGCCGGCAGAGGTGTCCAGACTTCTTGGCATCTCCAGGGCAATAACATATCTCAGCAACCTGGTAACTGATCTGGAGACAGTGGCCAAGAAACTGGATGTCAACATGCTGAAG aGTGCCAGCGATTTATTGAACAG gagTGCTCCCGAGCAGCTAGAATACTTAAAGAAAAGAACCAGCGAAACACTTCTCCTTCCATCCTCGGCAGCTCTGACCCATTCCTCCCGGGGTCCCCTCATCTCAGACTCACCTCAGCCTCCTGGCTCTCCTTCCTCCAACCTGCCCAGCCTCCCACCAGGTCAGCCTGGTGCACCTGCAGGCTTCTGTCTCCTGAACACGGCCCCCTTTCCTCATCTCACAGCTGTGACGTGA
- the TRIM40 gene encoding tripartite motif-containing protein 40 (The RefSeq protein has 1 frameshift compared to this genomic sequence) yields MIPLREDSREEGLCPICQEGLKEAVSTDCGHLFCRVCLAQHLGKASASGVLSCPLCRKPCSEGVLGAGYTCHSHQKKVCWFCEESRLLLCVECRGSPEHSSHCELAIENAISHYKERLNRRIRKLKKDACELQRLRAQEERLQTAQFQTDCGTHRLEAGLERQLDALARQGPGHLEDVPAEVSRLLGISRAITYLSNLVTDLETVAKKLDVNMLKSASDLLNRSAPEQLEYLKKRTSETLLLPSSAALTHSSRGPLISDSPQPPGSPSSNLPSLPPGQPGAPAGLLSPEHGPLSSSHSCDVTPDPLTPGQL; encoded by the exons ATGATCCCTTTGCGGGAGGACAGCCGGGAAGAGGGCCTCTGCCCCATCTGCCAGGAGGGCCTCAAGGAGGCGGTGAGCACTGACTGCGGACACCTCTTCTGCCGAGTGTGCCTGGCCCAGCACCTGGGGAAGGCCTCGGCCTCCGGGGTCCTCAGCTGCCCCCTCTGCCGGAAGCCCTGTTCTGAGGGGGTCCTGGGGGCCGGCTATACCTGCCACAGCCACCAGAAGAAGGTGTGCTGGTTCTGTGAGGAGAGCAGACTTCTCCTGTGTGTGGAGTGCCGGGGGTCCCCTGAGCACAGTTCTCACTGTGAACTGGCCATTGAAAACGCCATCAGCCACTACAAG GAACGACTCAACCGCAGAATCAGGAAGCTGAAGAAGGATGCCTGTGAGCTCCAGCGGCTCAGGGCTCAGGAGGAGAGACTGCAGACCGCGCAG TTTCAGACAGACTGTGGGACCcacaggctggaggctgggctggaGAGACAGCTGGATGCCCTCGCCCGGCAGGGGCCAGGCCACCTGGAGGACGTGCCGGCAGAGGTGTCCAGACTTCTTGGCATCTCCAGGGCAATAACATATCTCAGCAACCTGGTAACTGATCTGGAGACAGTGGCCAAGAAACTGGATGTCAACATGCTGAAG aGTGCCAGCGATTTATTGAACAG gagTGCTCCCGAGCAGCTAGAATACTTAAAGAAAAGAACCAGCGAAACACTTCTCCTTCCATCCTCGGCAGCTCTGACCCATTCCTCCCGGGGTCCCCTCATCTCAGACTCACCTCAGCCTCCTGGCTCTCCTTCCTCCAACCTGCCCAGCCTCCCACCAGGTCAGCCTGGTGCACCTGCAG TTCTGTCTCCTGAACACGGCCCCCTTTCCTCATCTCACAGCTGTGACGTGACACCCGACCCTCTGACACCTGGACAATTGTGA